CCTTGCCGCCCACGATCAATCCCGCGCCGATCGAGATCGGATTGAGCAGCGCGAGCCCGGCGAAGGTGCTGGCCAGCCCCACCATGAGCACGCCGCCGTAGGAGCCGCGCATGCCGACGAGCAGCTTGCTGCCGAAACCGATATCGGGTTCCAGGTCGGCGAGCGTGCCGGAGATGGCGCGGCCGGTGTCGGCTCTCGCGCCGGGACGCACGTCCGGCAGGTCGACGGCGCCGAGTTCGGAGAAATGCTCGGCGACGCGCTCGGCGAGCTGAATCGCCCGGGAGTGGGTCCACAGCAGATTGTCGCCGAGCGCGGTGTCCACGGTGCCGGTGAGGTGTTCGGCGATGCGATCCCAGTGGCGGCCCGGATCGTGCTCGTCGATCCATTCCTCGGTGGTGCGCGCGATAGTGCGCAGGCGGTCGCGAAGATCGTGGTCCACGTCCCCGGCCAGGTCGGTGATGCCGTCGGCGAGCGTCTGCTGCCAGGCGGCGGTCCTGCGGTGCAGTTCCTCGGCCGCGGAACGGGCGGATTGCAGTTCCCGCACCGCCGCCGCGCCCTGGGCGGGATCGCGGACCGCGACCAGCTCACTGCCCAGGGCGAGCGCGAGATGCTCGGCTGCCGAGCGGATATCGCGGGCCACGGCGGTGCGGGTGGCCTGCTGATCGCGCGCCACGACCTGGTCGCGCAGGAAGGTGTAGAGCACGCCGAAGCCGGATTCCACACCCAATTGCTTGTCCTGCAACCGCATCGCGTGGGTGCGCAGCAGCGACGACACCGGGATCATCGGCACGTCGAGGCGGGCGCGCGCGAGATGGCCCAGGTCGGCCTCGTGCACCTGCCGCCAGTGCGGGTACAGGTCGGTTTTGGTGAGCAGCAGCGCGACCGTCGGGCACAGTTCCCGCACCTGCCGCAGGAACGCCAGCTCGGGCTCGGTGAGCTCGGTCGACGCGTCCGACAGCACGAATACCGCGTCCGCGGCGGGCACCAGTCCGAGCACGCCCGCCGCGTGGGCGTTGCCGTGCCCGCCGACACCGGGAGTGTCGATCAGCACGATGCCGTCGGCCAGCAGGGCGTTGGGTATCTGCACCTCCAGGCGCACGATCCGCTTCCCCTGCGCGAGCGGGGAGCGCTGGTCGATCGCACCGATCTCCGCGACCGGCACGGCCACCCTGCTCTCCGCGCCGCTGGAGTCACCGTGCGCTGCGAGCACCAGCTCGGCGCGCGGCTCCGGACCGTGTGCGAGCAGCATCGGCACCGTGGTGGTGGCGTCGTCGCCGACCGGGCAGATGTCCAGGTTCAGCAGCGCGTTGACGAAACTGCTCTTGCCCTGGTCCAGCTGTCCGGCGACGACGATGCGCCGGCGCGGGTCGCGGACCCGGTCGGCCGCCACTTCCAGGCGGCCGACCAGATCGTTGCGGCCCGCGGCACGGGCCGCCGCGATGGTTTCACCGAGTACCGAGAGCAGCGGTACCGCCGGTGGAGTGGCGTTCGGCGCGGGCGTCCCCATCGCGGTATGGACCTCTTTCCGTATTACCGGGCAACTGTCAGTGCAGGAATGTATCGCCACCCAGATCGGCGCCCGCGGAACCGCTGAACTCCGTGCTCGCGTGGCTCTCGCCGAACAGGCCCGCATCGGTCTGGCCGCTGCTGTCCAGGCCCGAGCCGAAGGCGCTCGACACGTCCAGCGAGGACCAGGTGTGCGCGGTGGAGCCGACGCTTCCGCCGAGGCCCGCGCCGGTGTCCACCGCGCCGTGCGCCGCCCCGCTCGCCGAGCCCGCCAGTCCGGCGCCCGCGTCCGCCGCGCCGCCGACGGTCGACTGCGCCGCGCCACCGAGGCCGGTGGTCGCGTCGAGACCCGAGGACAGGCCGGAGGTCGCGTGCGAGCCGATGCCGCTGTCCAGGCTGGAACCGAGGTGCGCTCCCGCGCTCGACGCGCCTTCCAGGCCGCTCGACAGGCCCGCGCCCGCGCTGCCCGCAGCACCAAGACCCGTCGACAGACCCGACTCCACACCCGCCCCCGCGCTGCCCGCAGCACCAAGACCCGTCGACAGACCGGACTCCAGACCCGCACCGGCATGGCCCGCGCTGTCGATTCCGGTGGAAAGGCCGGAGCCGAGTCCGGCGCCCGACTGCGCACCGGCGTTGAGCCCGCCCGACAGACCCGCACCGAGACCGGCGCCCGCCTGAGCCGCGGCATCGAGTCCGGACGACAATCCGGAGGCGAATCCGGCGCCCGCCTGCGCACCCGCGTCGAGCCCGCCCGACAGACCCGCGCCAGCCTGCGTACCCGCGTCGAGTGCGCCGGTGAGCCCGGATCCGGCTTGTGCCGCACCGTCCAGACCACCGCCGAGACCGGTGGACAAGCCGGTCTCCAAGCCGGTCGCGCCCTGGACCCCGGCCTCGAATGCGCCGCCGAGCCCGGACTCCAGACCCGCGCCGGCCTGCCCGCCGGTGTTAAGCGAGCTGTCCAGACCGCCGCCGAGTTCCGCTCCGGTGCTCACGGCCGCGCCGAGACCCGTGGCGAGCCCGGTCTCCAGGCCCGCCGTCGCTTGCGTTCCGAGGTTGCCGGCTCCGCCGACGGCCGACGAGAAGTTGCCTCCGAGCCCGGCGGCCAGGTTGCCGGAACCTTGTGCGGCGGTGTCGATTCCGCCGGTGAGGCCGGTCGTCGCCTGGCCCGTGGCGTCGAGCGCTCCGCCCAGCCCGGTCTCCAGACCGGAGCCGATCTGCGCGCCCGCGTCGCCCGCTCCGTGCAGTCCGGTGGACACTCCCGCGCCGAGGCCTGCGCCCGCCTGCCCACCCAGTCCGGTGGTCATCTCACCGGCTCCGTTCAGCGCGCCCTCCAGACCCGCA
Above is a genomic segment from Nocardia sputorum containing:
- a CDS encoding dynamin family protein, whose translation is MGTPAPNATPPAVPLLSVLGETIAAARAAGRNDLVGRLEVAADRVRDPRRRIVVAGQLDQGKSSFVNALLNLDICPVGDDATTTVPMLLAHGPEPRAELVLAAHGDSSGAESRVAVPVAEIGAIDQRSPLAQGKRIVRLEVQIPNALLADGIVLIDTPGVGGHGNAHAAGVLGLVPAADAVFVLSDASTELTEPELAFLRQVRELCPTVALLLTKTDLYPHWRQVHEADLGHLARARLDVPMIPVSSLLRTHAMRLQDKQLGVESGFGVLYTFLRDQVVARDQQATRTAVARDIRSAAEHLALALGSELVAVRDPAQGAAAVRELQSARSAAEELHRRTAAWQQTLADGITDLAGDVDHDLRDRLRTIARTTEEWIDEHDPGRHWDRIAEHLTGTVDTALGDNLLWTHSRAIQLAERVAEHFSELGAVDLPDVRPGARADTGRAISGTLADLEPDIGFGSKLLVGMRGSYGGVLMVGLASTFAGLALLNPISIGAGLIVGGKAFRDDKQARLAKRRNEAKAAVRRFVDDVAFQAGKESKDRLHRIHRALRDHYAGVAERSLRSIDESLRAAQEAASMVATRRAERGAQLEQQLRVVAELRRYADAMQTALPMGPAGTVAP